One window of the Zea mays cultivar B73 chromosome 3, Zm-B73-REFERENCE-NAM-5.0, whole genome shotgun sequence genome contains the following:
- the LOC100277930 gene encoding Chitinase 1 precursor, with protein sequence MASLHPLIAAALVVAAASTAAAAASWAAPSSPARPLFREYIGAEGKNVTFADVPVHPGVDFHFILSFAIDYAANATNASAPPVPTDGRFAVFWDEANLTPAAVAALKCPSSRARVALSLGGDTVFGANATFRASSVDAWVGNAVASLAAILTRYGLDGVDVDYEHFGERETPEVFAECVGRLVRALRARGVISFASIAPFANPDVQAHYAELWRRYGRDFDYVNFQFYAYPSNTTVPEFLAHYDEQSARYAGAGGGGKVLVSFGTDPASGGLRPGKGFFRACRELRRQGRLHGIFVWAADNSAADGFRDERLAQTFLAGNAPGFP encoded by the coding sequence ATGGCTTCTCTTCACCCGTTGATCGCTGCTGCGCTCGTAGTCGCGGCGGCCTccacggcagcggcggcggcgagctGGGCGGCACCGTCGTCGCCAGCACGCCCTCTGTTCCGCGAGTACATCGGCGCGGAGGGCAAGAACGTGACGTTCGCGGACGTGCCGGTGCACCCGGGCGTGGACTTCCACTTCATCCTCTCCTTCGCCATCGACTACGCCGCGAACGCCACCAACGCCTCCGCGCCGCCGGTGCCCACGGACGGCCGCTTCGCCGTGTTCTGGGACGAGGCGAACCTCACCCCGGCCGCCGTGGCCGCCCTCAAGTGCCCCTCCTCCCGCGCCCGCGTCGCGCTCAGCCTCGGCGGCGACACCGTGTTCGGCGCCAACGCCACGTTCCGCGCGTCCTCCGTCGACGCCTGGGTCGGCAACGCCGTGGCGTCGCTCGCGGCCATCCTCACCCGCTACGGCCTCGACGGGGTGGACGTGGACTACGAGCACTTCGGGGAGCGCGAGACGCCCGAGGTGTTCGCCGAGTGCGTCGGCCGCCTCGTGCGCGCGCTCCGGGCCCGCGGCGTCATCTCCTTCGCCTCCATCGCGCCCTTCGCCAACCCGGACGTGCAGGCGCACTACGCCGAGCTCTGGCGACGCTACGGCCGCGACTTCGACTACGTCAACTTCCAGTTCTACGCGTACCCGTCCAACACCACGGTGCCGGAGTTCCTGGCCCACTACGACGAGCAGAGCGCCCGGTACGCCGGCGCCGGCGGAGGGGGGAAGGTGCTCGTCAGCTTCGGGACGGACCCCGCCAGCGGCGGCCTGCGCCCCGGGAAGGGCTTCTTCAGGGCGTGCCGGGAGCTGCGCCGCCAGGGGAGGCTGcatggaatcttcgtctgggccgcggATAACTCCGCCGCCGACGGGTTTCGCGACGAGCGCCTCGCGCAGACGTTCCTCGCCGGCAACGCCCCGGGTTTCCCCTGA